A window of Pseudophryne corroboree isolate aPseCor3 chromosome 12, aPseCor3.hap2, whole genome shotgun sequence contains these coding sequences:
- the LOC134980526 gene encoding olfactory receptor 6N2-like: protein MSFSNHSLVTQFIIIGFPDTNGAQGLFFVLLSIIYVFTISGNATVITLICSYHQLHVPLYLFVAILSFLEIWYTAVTIPKMLTNLLNEKLISYIGCMLQIYFLHCLGITETFLLTAMAFDRYIAICNPLRYPTIMTIPCCFKLVACCWVIGFLGPLTQIILLSHLSFCGSNKVEHIFCDFIPLMNLACSDTSLNVTVDFAINSFLLFLAFTCIILSYIKIIFAVLQIRTAEGRSKAFSTCGAHLTVVLLFFGSVGFMYVRLTKQSSVNYDRVMAVIYSVLTPMCNPIIYSLRNREIREILRRRLTALF from the coding sequence ATGTCCTTTTCAAACCATTCTCTTGTCACTCAATTCATCATTATAGGTTTTCCTGATACCAATGGTGCACAAGGTCTGTTCTTTGTCCTTTTGAGCATAATCTATGTCTTCACAATTAGCGGTAATGCTACAGTAATCACTCTCATCTGCAGTTATCATCAACTCCATGTTCCCCTCTACCTTTTTGTAGCTATACTTTCCTTCCTGGAGATATGGTACACAGCCGTTACTATTCCCAAAATGCTGACAAATTTGTTGAATGAGAAGTTGATCTCCTATATTGGCTGTATGCTGCAAATCTATTTTCTTCATTGTTTAGGTATCACAGAAACCTTTCTTCTTACAGCAATGGCCTTTGACCGCTATATAGCCATATGCAATCCACTAAGGTACCCAACCATAATGACTATTCCATGCTGTTTTAAGCTGGTGGCTTGTTGCTGGGTCATAGGATTTCTTGGACCCTTAACCCAAATCATTTTGCTGTCTCACCTTTCCTTCTGTGGTTCAAACAAAGTTGAGCATATCTTCTGTGACTTTATTCCACTGATGAACTTGGCATGTTCTGACACTTCACTCAATGTCACAGTGGATTTTGCCATCAACTCATTCCTTCTGTTCCTTGCCTTCACCTGCATTATCCTGTCCTACATCAAAATCATTTTTGCAGTGTTACAAATAAGAACTGCTGAGGGCAGGAGTAAGGCTTTTTCCACTTGTGGCGCTCATCTCACTGTGGTCTTACTTTTCTTTGGTAGTGTGGGTTTTATGTACGTTAGACTGACCAAACAGAGCTCTGTCAACTATGACCGTGTGATGGCTGTAATTTACTCTGTCCTAACACCAATGTGTAATCCAATCATATACAGCCTGCGGAATAGAGAAATAAGGGAAATACTCAGGAGAAGATTAACTGCTTTATTTTAG